In one Pseudomonas sp. MM211 genomic region, the following are encoded:
- a CDS encoding acetate kinase, producing the protein MPARNILVINCGSSSIKFALVDPDQAQFAISGLAERLGSADAVLHWQRDGIKHSQVIAGDDHRAALAHLLQRVQETTGGHLHGIGHRVVHGGEHFTSAQRLDDEVIAAIRAVAPLAPLHNPAGLLGIEAALALYPQLPQVAVFDTAFHQSLPEHAFRYAVPENLYRDHGVRRYGFHGTSHRFVSVRAAELTGLPVEDSAWLVAHLGNGCSTCAVVNGQSRDTSMGLTPLEGLVMGTRSGDVDPNLHSHLSRTLGWSLAQIDRMLNHDSGLLGLSGLSNDMRSLEQARDEGHAGATLAIEVFCYRLAKSLAAMSCALPRLDGLIFTGGIGENSPLIRSKTVAHLSLLGLKLDETANERCLRGVSGPIHAQEHIRVLVVPTNEERQIALDTLALLD; encoded by the coding sequence ATGCCCGCACGCAATATTCTGGTGATCAATTGCGGTAGCTCCTCCATCAAGTTCGCGCTGGTCGATCCCGACCAGGCCCAGTTCGCCATCAGCGGCCTGGCCGAACGCCTCGGCAGCGCGGACGCCGTGCTGCACTGGCAGCGCGATGGCATCAAGCACAGCCAGGTGATTGCCGGTGACGATCATCGCGCTGCGCTCGCTCATCTGCTGCAGCGTGTTCAGGAAACCACCGGCGGTCATCTGCATGGCATAGGCCACCGTGTGGTGCACGGTGGCGAACACTTCACCAGCGCCCAGCGTCTGGACGATGAAGTAATCGCGGCGATCCGCGCCGTGGCGCCTCTGGCACCGCTGCACAACCCAGCCGGCTTGCTGGGCATCGAAGCGGCATTGGCGCTGTACCCACAACTGCCTCAGGTCGCCGTGTTCGACACCGCCTTTCACCAGAGCCTGCCTGAGCATGCCTTCCGCTACGCTGTGCCGGAGAACCTGTATCGCGACCACGGCGTGCGCCGTTATGGCTTTCATGGCACCAGCCACCGCTTCGTCAGCGTCCGCGCTGCCGAGCTCACCGGCCTGCCTGTCGAGGACAGCGCCTGGCTGGTCGCTCACCTGGGCAACGGTTGCTCGACCTGCGCCGTGGTCAACGGCCAGAGCCGCGACACCAGCATGGGCCTGACGCCTCTGGAAGGGCTGGTAATGGGCACTCGCAGCGGCGATGTCGACCCCAACCTGCACAGCCACCTGTCGCGCACGCTGGGCTGGAGCCTTGCGCAGATCGATCGCATGCTCAACCACGACAGCGGCCTGCTCGGCCTGTCCGGCCTCTCCAACGACATGCGCAGCCTCGAACAGGCCCGCGATGAGGGCCATGCCGGTGCGACCCTGGCCATCGAGGTGTTCTGCTATCGCCTGGCCAAATCCCTGGCGGCCATGAGCTGCGCCCTGCCGCGCCTCGACGGGCTGATATTCACCGGCGGCATCGGCGAGAACTCGCCGCTGATCCGCAGCAAGACGGTCGCCCATCTGAGCCTACTCGGCCTGAAACTGGACGAAACGGCCAACGAGCGCTGCCTGCGCGGCGTCAGCGGGCCGATCCATGCGCAAGAGCATATTCGGGTGCTGGTGGTGCCCACCAACGAAGAGCGACAGATCGCCCTCGACACTTTGGCGCTGCTCGACTGA
- a CDS encoding glutathione peroxidase, whose amino-acid sequence MSAFHDLTLHALDGQELPLAPFKGKVLLVVNVASKCGLTPQYAGLEHLQQAYAAQGFSVLGVPCNQFAGQEPDSESAIAQFCSLNYGVTFPLSSKLEVNGSGRHPLYRLLAGEGAEFPGDITWNFEKFLVGQDGRVLARFSPRTAPDDPALIQAIEKALA is encoded by the coding sequence ATGAGTGCCTTTCACGACCTGACACTGCACGCATTGGACGGCCAGGAGCTCCCTCTGGCACCGTTCAAGGGCAAGGTCTTGCTGGTGGTCAACGTCGCCTCGAAATGCGGGCTCACACCTCAGTATGCGGGGCTGGAGCACTTGCAGCAGGCCTATGCCGCCCAGGGTTTCAGTGTGCTGGGTGTGCCGTGCAACCAGTTCGCCGGCCAGGAGCCGGATAGCGAATCGGCTATCGCCCAGTTCTGCAGCCTCAACTATGGGGTGACCTTTCCGTTGAGCAGCAAGCTGGAGGTCAACGGCAGTGGTCGTCACCCGCTGTATCGGCTGCTGGCAGGTGAGGGGGCCGAGTTTCCCGGTGACATCACCTGGAACTTCGAGAAGTTCCTTGTGGGTCAGGATGGTCGTGTGCTGGCGCGTTTCTCGCCGCGCACCGCGCCGGATGATCCGGCCCTGATCCAGGCCATCGAGAAAGCGCTGGCCTGA
- the metG gene encoding methionine--tRNA ligase: MSQARQILVTSALPYANGSIHLGHMLEYIQTDMWVRYQKLRGNQCIYVCADDAHGSAIMLRAEKEGITAEQLIDGVKAEHSGDFADFLVEFDNFHSTHSPENRELSESIYKALRDNGHIATRSVTQYFDPEKGMFLADRFIKGTCPKCATPDQYGDNCEKCGATYEPTELKDPRSAISGAVPVLKDSKHFFFKLPQFQEMLQKWTRSGTLQESVANKLAEWLDGGLHEWDISRDAPYFGFEIPDEPGKYFYVWLDAPIGYMASFKNLCARRPELDFDAFWNKDSSAEVYHFIGKDIVNFHALFWPAMLEGAGYRKPTAINVHGYLTVNGQKMSKSRGTFIKARTYLDHLNPEYLRYYYAAKLGRGVDDLDLNLEDFIQKVNSDLVGKVVNIASRCAGFIHKGNAGVLVAANPESELWNAFQSAAPSIADAYESRDFARAMREIMALADRANAWIADKAPWSLAKQEGKADEVQAICALGVNLFRQLVIFLKPVLPHLARDAEAFLNVAPLTWDDLTTPLADHQLNPFTPLLSRIEPAKVEAMVEASKEDLAAANAGQQNAPQEDAPRGNGELTKDPLAAEIAFDAFAAVDLRIALIEKCEFVEGADKLLRLTLDIGDEKRNVFSGIKSAYPDPSKLEGRLTLYVANLAARKMKFGVSEGMVLAAGPGGEEIYLLSPDSGAKPGQRVK; this comes from the coding sequence ATGTCCCAAGCTCGCCAGATTCTCGTTACCAGCGCCCTGCCCTACGCCAACGGTTCGATCCACCTTGGCCACATGCTCGAGTACATCCAGACCGACATGTGGGTGCGCTATCAGAAACTGCGCGGCAACCAGTGCATCTACGTTTGCGCGGACGATGCCCACGGTTCGGCCATCATGCTGCGTGCGGAAAAGGAAGGCATCACCGCCGAACAGCTGATCGACGGCGTCAAGGCCGAGCACAGCGGTGACTTCGCCGACTTCCTGGTGGAGTTCGACAACTTCCACTCGACCCACTCGCCGGAAAACCGCGAGTTGTCAGAGTCGATCTACAAGGCGCTGCGTGACAATGGCCACATTGCCACGCGCTCGGTGACCCAGTATTTCGACCCGGAAAAAGGCATGTTCCTGGCCGATCGCTTCATCAAGGGCACCTGCCCGAAATGCGCGACGCCCGACCAGTACGGCGACAACTGCGAAAAATGCGGTGCCACCTACGAGCCCACCGAACTGAAAGACCCGCGCTCGGCAATTTCCGGTGCGGTGCCGGTGCTCAAGGACTCCAAGCACTTCTTCTTCAAGCTGCCGCAGTTCCAGGAAATGCTGCAGAAATGGACGCGTAGCGGCACGCTGCAGGAGTCGGTCGCCAACAAGCTCGCCGAATGGCTCGATGGCGGCCTGCACGAGTGGGACATCAGCCGTGATGCACCCTACTTCGGCTTCGAGATCCCCGACGAGCCGGGCAAGTATTTCTACGTTTGGCTGGATGCGCCGATCGGCTACATGGCCAGCTTCAAGAACCTCTGCGCACGCCGTCCGGAGCTGGATTTCGATGCGTTCTGGAACAAGGATTCCAGCGCCGAGGTGTACCACTTCATCGGCAAGGACATCGTCAACTTCCACGCCCTGTTCTGGCCTGCCATGCTTGAAGGTGCCGGCTACCGCAAACCGACCGCCATCAACGTGCACGGCTACCTGACCGTGAACGGGCAGAAGATGTCCAAGTCGCGCGGCACCTTCATCAAGGCGCGCACCTATCTGGATCACCTCAATCCGGAATACCTGCGCTACTACTACGCGGCCAAGCTCGGGCGCGGCGTCGATGACCTCGACCTGAACCTCGAGGACTTCATCCAGAAGGTCAATTCGGATCTGGTCGGCAAAGTGGTCAACATCGCCAGCCGTTGTGCCGGCTTCATCCACAAGGGCAATGCCGGTGTGCTGGTGGCGGCCAACCCCGAGTCGGAACTGTGGAATGCTTTCCAAAGCGCCGCCCCGAGCATCGCCGACGCCTACGAGAGTCGCGACTTCGCCCGTGCCATGCGTGAAATCATGGCCCTGGCCGACCGCGCCAACGCCTGGATCGCCGACAAGGCGCCGTGGTCGCTGGCCAAGCAGGAAGGCAAGGCCGACGAGGTGCAGGCGATCTGCGCCCTGGGCGTCAACCTGTTCCGTCAACTGGTGATCTTCCTCAAGCCGGTGCTGCCGCATCTGGCCCGCGATGCCGAGGCCTTCCTCAACGTCGCACCGCTGACCTGGGATGACCTGACCACGCCGCTGGCCGATCATCAGTTGAATCCGTTCACCCCACTGCTCAGCCGCATCGAACCGGCCAAGGTCGAAGCCATGGTCGAAGCCTCCAAGGAAGACCTGGCCGCCGCCAACGCCGGCCAGCAGAACGCTCCACAGGAGGACGCTCCCCGAGGCAATGGCGAACTGACGAAGGATCCGCTGGCCGCCGAAATCGCCTTTGATGCCTTCGCAGCGGTCGATCTGCGTATCGCGCTGATCGAGAAGTGCGAGTTCGTGGAAGGTGCCGACAAGCTGCTGCGCCTGACCCTGGATATCGGTGACGAGAAGCGCAACGTGTTTTCCGGCATCAAGAGCGCTTATCCAGACCCAAGCAAGCTCGAAGGCCGGCTGACGCTGTACGTGGCCAACCTGGCCGCACGCAAGATGAAGTTCGGCGTGTCGGAAGGCATGGTGCTGGCTGCGGGCCCTGGCGGCGAAGAAATCTACCTGCTCAGCCCGGACAGCGGTGCCAAGCCGGGTCAGCGCGTCAAGTAA
- a CDS encoding DUF3565 domain-containing protein, which produces MAVLSCGHTQHLRHQPPWQNRAWVLDAAQRRARIGTNFTCGWCVAAPAETPKDF; this is translated from the coding sequence GTGGCTGTCTTATCTTGTGGCCATACTCAACACCTGCGCCATCAGCCGCCCTGGCAAAATCGCGCATGGGTGCTCGATGCCGCGCAACGGCGCGCACGTATCGGCACGAACTTCACCTGTGGCTGGTGTGTCGCAGCGCCAGCCGAAACGCCTAAGGACTTCTGA
- a CDS encoding glycosyltransferase family 4 protein, which yields MSTPPLFIALVSETFSPEINGVANTLGHLVTGLRARGHRLQLIRPRQVADTPAANDDDLLLTRGWPLPGYRGLQWGQSARHKLLRLWRRQRPDVLYIATEGPLGLSALRAARRLRIPVISGFHTNFQQYTGHYGITLLTRLLTNYLRWFHNASRLTLVPSLSQRCELQRRGFERLELLARGVDAQLFNPARRSDELRRSWGLGEQDIAVLHVGRLAAEKNLDLLVSTFQALQRQHTGQRLRLIMVGDGPQRDSLQQRLPDALFCGIQRGETLAEHYASGDLFLFPSLSETFGNVLLEAMAAGLGVVAFDQAAAAQHVEHGHNGMLASADDQRTFIEAAHWLIEDRENLRRVRLNARRHAARQSWSLIIEQFENHLHGAIHGNDQQTAARAAALAIETKRAH from the coding sequence ATGAGCACTCCCCCGCTATTCATCGCCCTGGTCAGCGAGACCTTCAGCCCGGAAATCAACGGAGTGGCCAATACCCTTGGCCATCTGGTCACCGGGCTGCGCGCGCGCGGTCATCGCCTGCAGTTGATACGCCCCCGACAGGTAGCTGATACGCCAGCGGCCAATGATGATGACCTGCTGCTCACCCGCGGCTGGCCGCTACCCGGTTATCGCGGCCTGCAGTGGGGCCAGTCGGCACGCCACAAGCTGCTACGCCTGTGGCGCAGGCAACGTCCGGACGTGCTGTACATCGCCACCGAAGGGCCGCTGGGCCTGTCCGCTCTGAGAGCCGCCCGACGCCTGCGCATTCCAGTAATCAGCGGCTTTCACACCAACTTCCAGCAGTACACCGGGCATTACGGCATCACCTTGCTGACGCGGCTGCTGACCAACTACTTGCGCTGGTTTCACAACGCCTCACGGCTGACCCTGGTGCCTAGCCTCAGCCAGCGCTGTGAGCTGCAACGCCGCGGTTTCGAGCGCCTGGAACTGCTCGCGCGCGGTGTCGATGCTCAATTGTTCAACCCGGCCCGACGCAGCGACGAATTGCGCCGCAGCTGGGGCTTGGGTGAACAGGACATTGCCGTGTTGCACGTTGGCCGGCTGGCCGCGGAGAAGAACCTGGATCTGCTGGTCAGCACCTTCCAGGCCCTGCAGCGACAACACACAGGGCAACGGCTCAGGCTGATCATGGTCGGTGACGGCCCGCAACGCGACAGCCTGCAGCAGAGGCTACCGGATGCGCTGTTCTGCGGCATACAGCGTGGCGAAACGCTGGCCGAGCACTACGCCAGCGGCGACCTGTTTCTGTTTCCCAGCCTCTCGGAAACCTTTGGCAATGTGCTGCTCGAAGCCATGGCGGCAGGGCTCGGAGTGGTTGCCTTTGATCAGGCGGCCGCGGCTCAGCACGTCGAACACGGGCACAACGGCATGTTGGCCAGCGCCGACGATCAACGGACGTTCATCGAGGCCGCCCACTGGCTGATCGAGGACAGGGAAAATCTGCGCCGCGTGCGCCTGAATGCACGCCGGCACGCCGCCAGACAGAGTTGGTCACTGATTATCGAACAGTTCGAAAACCATCTGCACGGCGCGATCCACGGCAACGACCAGCAAACCGCTGCGCGTGCCGCCGCATTGGCGATCGAGACAAAACGGGCGCATTAG
- the cysZ gene encoding sulfate transporter CysZ, whose protein sequence is MRAPVLSGPQYLSEGLKLVLSPGLRLFVLLPLTINLILFSLMIGFAIQQFSGWVDTFMPSLPSWLSFLQYILWPLFVVLVVLMVFFTFTMLANIVAAPFNGFLAEKVEVVVRGEDNFPPFSWGELIAMVPRTLGREGRKLAYFLPRALGLLILSFIPVVNLIAAPLWLLFGVWMMAIQYIDYPADNNKVSWQDMLAWLREKRWQSLGFGGITYAALLIPFVNILMMPAAVAGATLFWVREGGVNDGARAVTQTPR, encoded by the coding sequence ATGCGCGCCCCCGTGCTGTCCGGCCCGCAATACCTCAGCGAGGGCCTGAAGCTGGTATTGAGCCCTGGCCTGCGACTGTTCGTGCTGCTGCCCCTGACGATCAACCTGATCCTGTTCAGCCTGATGATCGGCTTCGCCATTCAGCAATTCAGCGGTTGGGTGGATACCTTCATGCCGAGCCTGCCCAGCTGGTTGAGCTTCCTGCAGTACATTCTCTGGCCACTGTTCGTGGTACTGGTGGTGCTGATGGTGTTCTTCACCTTCACCATGCTGGCCAATATCGTCGCCGCGCCGTTCAACGGATTTCTCGCCGAGAAGGTCGAGGTGGTGGTACGTGGCGAGGACAATTTCCCGCCATTCAGCTGGGGCGAGCTGATTGCCATGGTGCCGCGCACCCTGGGCCGCGAAGGCCGCAAACTGGCGTACTTCCTACCTCGGGCACTGGGCCTGCTGATCCTGTCGTTCATCCCGGTGGTCAACCTGATCGCCGCGCCTCTGTGGCTGCTGTTCGGCGTGTGGATGATGGCCATTCAGTACATCGACTACCCCGCCGACAACAACAAGGTCAGCTGGCAGGACATGCTCGCCTGGCTGCGCGAAAAGCGCTGGCAGTCGCTGGGCTTCGGCGGCATCACCTACGCGGCGCTGCTGATTCCTTTCGTCAATATCCTGATGATGCCGGCAGCCGTGGCCGGGGCGACGCTGTTCTGGGTACGCGAGGGCGGCGTCAACGATGGCGCGCGAGCTGTCACACAAACGCCACGCTGA
- a CDS encoding DUF4349 domain-containing protein — protein MFLRRHPLLALFAFLLMLGGCSPSGENRSPAGAALLGESAQQGAFLAYEHSVGIRLPVEQVESRLAAVREACNSQRFGQCDLLAIEQSQGHYQAASITVRIAPSGVEPLVGFAGEGGELQSRHTRAEDLAQAVSDTEQQRQRLERQQKTLLQYQTRSDLSVSDMLALARELAEVEVQLAGAAQQSAQQQRRLTTNLLTLSFSTEGEPVGRLARIGEAAGGMLDNATEGATEALKLLGYGIPFVIILFPLALLIRWLWRKASRARNKV, from the coding sequence ATGTTTCTCCGCCGCCATCCACTGCTCGCCCTGTTTGCCTTCCTGCTGATGCTCGGCGGCTGCTCGCCATCCGGCGAAAACCGTTCGCCCGCTGGTGCGGCGCTGCTGGGTGAAAGCGCGCAGCAGGGCGCGTTCCTCGCCTACGAGCACAGCGTGGGCATTCGCCTGCCCGTCGAGCAGGTCGAATCACGCCTGGCGGCGGTGCGTGAAGCGTGCAACAGCCAGCGTTTCGGCCAGTGCGACCTGCTGGCCATCGAGCAGAGCCAGGGCCACTACCAGGCCGCCAGCATTACCGTGCGCATCGCTCCGAGCGGTGTCGAGCCGCTGGTCGGCTTTGCCGGCGAAGGCGGCGAGCTGCAGAGCCGTCACACCCGCGCCGAGGATCTCGCCCAGGCCGTCAGCGATACCGAGCAACAACGCCAGCGCCTGGAACGCCAGCAGAAAACCCTGTTGCAATACCAGACACGCAGTGACCTCAGCGTCAGCGACATGCTCGCCCTTGCCCGCGAACTGGCCGAGGTGGAGGTACAGCTGGCGGGCGCAGCCCAGCAGTCGGCCCAGCAGCAACGTCGCCTTACCACCAACTTGCTGACCCTGAGCTTCAGCACCGAGGGCGAGCCTGTCGGTCGCCTGGCGCGTATCGGCGAAGCCGCTGGCGGCATGCTCGACAATGCCACCGAAGGCGCTACGGAAGCCCTCAAGCTGCTCGGCTACGGCATCCCCTTCGTGATCATCCTGTTCCCGCTTGCCCTGCTGATCCGTTGGCTGTGGCGCAAGGCCAGTCGCGCCCGCAACAAGGTCTGA
- the trxB gene encoding thioredoxin-disulfide reductase, translating into MSSVRHARVIILGSGPAGYSAAVYAARANLKPLLITGLQAGGQLTTTTEVDNWPGDAHGLTGPDLMQRMQAHAERFETEIIYDHIQAVDLAARPFTLVGDSVSYTCDALIIATGASARYLGLPSEEAFMGKGVSACATCDGFFYRNREVAVVGGGNTAVEEALYLANIASRVTLIHRRNGFRAEKILQNKLQARVAEGRIVLALNAEVDEVLGDASGVTGVRLRERDGGTRDLAVDGLFVAIGHTPNTALFEGQLALRDGYLQVNGGRDGNVTATNIPGVFAAGDVADSVYRQAITSAGAGCMAALDVERYLDGL; encoded by the coding sequence ATGTCCAGTGTGCGACATGCTCGTGTGATCATTCTTGGCTCCGGCCCTGCCGGCTACAGCGCGGCGGTGTATGCCGCGCGCGCCAACCTCAAACCACTGCTGATCACCGGATTGCAGGCCGGCGGGCAACTGACCACGACCACGGAAGTGGACAACTGGCCCGGCGATGCCCACGGCCTGACCGGCCCGGATCTGATGCAGCGCATGCAAGCCCACGCCGAGCGGTTCGAAACCGAAATCATCTACGACCATATCCAGGCGGTTGATCTCGCGGCTCGGCCGTTCACCCTGGTGGGCGACAGCGTTTCCTATACCTGCGACGCCTTGATCATTGCCACGGGTGCCAGCGCCCGCTATCTGGGGTTGCCTAGCGAAGAGGCGTTCATGGGCAAGGGCGTGTCGGCCTGTGCCACGTGCGACGGTTTCTTCTACCGCAATCGCGAGGTCGCGGTGGTCGGCGGCGGCAATACTGCTGTGGAGGAAGCGCTGTACCTGGCCAATATCGCCAGTCGGGTGACGCTGATTCACCGGCGCAACGGCTTCCGGGCGGAAAAGATCCTGCAGAACAAGCTGCAGGCTCGGGTTGCCGAAGGGCGCATCGTGCTGGCGCTGAATGCCGAGGTCGATGAAGTACTCGGCGACGCCTCGGGCGTTACCGGCGTACGCCTGCGTGAGCGCGACGGTGGCACGCGGGACCTGGCGGTGGACGGACTGTTCGTAGCTATCGGGCATACGCCGAATACGGCGCTTTTCGAAGGTCAACTGGCGCTCAGGGATGGTTATCTGCAGGTCAATGGCGGGCGGGATGGGAATGTCACAGCGACCAATATTCCAGGCGTGTTCGCTGCTGGCGACGTAGCGGACAGCGTCTATCGCCAGGCGATTACCTCGGCGGGCGCTGGCTGCATGGCTGCGCTGGATGTGGAGCGCTATCTGGATGGTCTCTGA
- a CDS encoding PA3496 family putative envelope integrity protein, protein MSNGKEELELEDDFVSDETDNSEAPVEVAKTNLTKRRIIDNFLEERRLHKQLAEYDFDL, encoded by the coding sequence ATGAGCAACGGCAAAGAAGAGCTGGAGCTGGAAGACGACTTCGTCAGTGACGAAACGGACAACAGCGAAGCACCCGTGGAAGTGGCGAAAACCAACCTGACCAAGCGACGCATCATCGACAACTTTCTCGAAGAGCGACGCCTGCACAAACAGTTGGCCGAATACGACTTCGATCTGTAA
- a CDS encoding RnfABCDGE type electron transport complex subunit B — protein MSNALRIAAIDALLPQTQCGKCGHPGCQPYAEGIAAGEAINKCPPGGTATIHALANLLQVPELPLALPTTPAQLAVIREAECIGCTKCIQACPVDAIVGAAKLMHTVISDECTGCELCIAPCPVDCIDLITLAAPQATIQRERADQFRARHQARLARLARDDARRRAARSTPVVRPEPEAAVTRTANDGDQTARLKRLKIDASMAKVAYEKIRKQVALHPDSPFAAQLDALQSASEQAAAALQAAQHDSPSTVAVAVAAASDDGALKQAKIDAAMSRAQLQKALKAFGETPDEPQRLQLDTLRQAAEQAQRQLDRLLPDTSGKTPSAGEQALKQAKIEVTNRRAALQSGERRGVDDVQLSTLQADYAAAQQALHDAEQHCGKPAPQRVLVDKAGVSAELRQLKTDLAYARAAVSKLQRSANTESDTLNAAIERLAVAERRLQAHISAT, from the coding sequence ATGAGCAACGCCCTGCGTATAGCCGCCATAGACGCCCTGCTACCGCAGACGCAATGCGGCAAATGCGGCCACCCAGGCTGTCAGCCCTACGCCGAAGGCATCGCTGCGGGCGAAGCGATCAACAAGTGTCCGCCAGGCGGCACCGCCACCATCCACGCGCTGGCCAACCTGCTGCAAGTTCCGGAACTGCCACTGGCATTACCGACAACTCCCGCGCAGCTCGCGGTGATCCGCGAGGCCGAGTGCATCGGCTGCACCAAATGCATCCAGGCCTGTCCGGTGGACGCCATCGTCGGCGCCGCCAAACTGATGCACACGGTGATCAGCGATGAATGTACCGGTTGTGAACTGTGCATTGCGCCCTGCCCGGTGGACTGCATCGACCTGATCACCCTGGCTGCGCCGCAGGCGACCATTCAGCGTGAGCGTGCCGACCAGTTTCGCGCTCGTCATCAGGCACGCCTCGCCCGCCTCGCTCGCGACGATGCGCGCCGCCGCGCAGCACGCAGCACCCCGGTCGTGCGCCCAGAACCGGAAGCAGCCGTTACCCGTACAGCCAACGATGGCGATCAAACCGCTCGGCTCAAGCGCCTGAAAATCGACGCATCGATGGCCAAGGTCGCCTACGAAAAGATCCGCAAACAGGTGGCTCTGCACCCCGACTCACCGTTCGCAGCGCAGCTTGATGCCCTGCAAAGCGCCAGCGAGCAGGCCGCGGCGGCACTGCAGGCTGCTCAGCACGACTCGCCATCGACGGTCGCTGTCGCTGTCGCTGCAGCCAGCGACGACGGCGCGTTGAAACAGGCAAAGATCGATGCGGCAATGAGCCGTGCTCAGTTGCAGAAGGCCCTCAAGGCCTTTGGCGAAACGCCGGACGAACCCCAGCGGCTGCAACTCGATACGCTGCGCCAGGCAGCCGAACAGGCGCAACGGCAGTTGGATCGATTGCTGCCCGACACCTCCGGCAAGACGCCCAGCGCCGGAGAGCAGGCACTGAAGCAGGCCAAGATCGAAGTCACCAACCGCCGCGCAGCGCTGCAGTCCGGCGAGCGCCGGGGCGTCGATGACGTCCAGCTGAGTACCTTGCAAGCAGACTACGCGGCAGCGCAGCAGGCGCTACACGATGCCGAGCAGCACTGCGGCAAACCCGCTCCACAGCGGGTACTGGTCGACAAGGCCGGCGTGAGCGCCGAACTGCGTCAGCTGAAAACCGACCTGGCCTACGCCCGTGCTGCCGTGAGCAAGCTGCAACGCAGCGCAAACACTGAAAGCGACACCCTGAATGCAGCAATCGAACGCCTTGCCGTCGCCGAACGCCGGCTGCAAGCGCATATCAGCGCCACCTAG
- a CDS encoding FKBP-type peptidyl-prolyl cis-trans isomerase, giving the protein MQIAANKAVSIDYTLTNDAGEVIDSSAGGAPLVYLHGAGNIIVGLEKALVGKQAGDEVNVSVEPEEAYGEYSAELVATLNRSMFEGVDELEVGMQFHASGPDGGMQIVTVRELDGDDVIVDGNHPLAGQRLTFAVKIVDVRDASAEEVAHGHVHGEGGHHH; this is encoded by the coding sequence ATGCAGATCGCCGCCAACAAGGCCGTTTCCATCGACTATACCCTGACCAACGATGCCGGTGAGGTAATCGATAGTTCCGCTGGCGGCGCGCCGCTGGTTTACCTGCACGGTGCCGGCAACATCATCGTCGGTCTCGAGAAGGCACTGGTCGGCAAGCAGGCTGGTGACGAAGTCAATGTCTCCGTCGAGCCGGAAGAAGCCTACGGCGAATACAGCGCTGAGCTGGTCGCCACCCTGAATCGTTCGATGTTCGAAGGCGTCGACGAATTGGAAGTCGGCATGCAGTTCCATGCCTCCGGCCCGGACGGCGGCATGCAGATCGTCACTGTACGCGAACTGGACGGCGACGACGTGATCGTCGACGGTAACCACCCGCTGGCCGGCCAGCGCCTGACTTTCGCAGTCAAGATCGTCGATGTGCGTGACGCCAGTGCTGAAGAAGTCGCCCACGGTCATGTGCATGGCGAAGGTGGTCACCACCACTGA
- the nth gene encoding endonuclease III — protein MNAAKRLEIFRRLHEDNPEPKTELAYSTPFELLIAVILSAQATDVGVNKATAKLYPVANTPEAILALGVEGLSEYIKTIGLYNSKAKNVIETCRMLVELHGSQVPESREALEALPGVGRKTANVVLNTAFRQLTMAVDTHIFRVSNRTGIAPGKNVVEVEKKLLKFVPKGFLLDAHHWLILHGRYVCQARKPRCGSCRIEDLCEYKLKTSDD, from the coding sequence ATGAACGCCGCCAAACGCCTTGAAATCTTCCGCCGCCTGCACGAAGACAACCCGGAGCCGAAGACCGAGCTGGCCTACAGCACGCCCTTCGAACTGCTGATCGCGGTGATTCTCTCCGCCCAGGCCACCGATGTCGGGGTCAACAAGGCCACCGCGAAACTCTATCCGGTGGCCAATACCCCGGAAGCGATTCTGGCCCTTGGTGTCGAAGGGCTCAGCGAATACATCAAGACCATTGGCCTGTACAACAGCAAGGCCAAAAACGTCATCGAGACCTGCCGCATGCTTGTCGAGCTGCACGGCAGCCAGGTTCCGGAATCCCGTGAAGCGCTGGAGGCGCTGCCAGGCGTCGGTCGCAAGACTGCCAACGTGGTGCTCAACACCGCTTTTCGTCAACTGACCATGGCGGTGGACACGCACATTTTCCGGGTCAGCAATCGCACCGGCATCGCTCCAGGCAAGAATGTGGTGGAGGTCGAAAAGAAACTACTGAAGTTCGTACCCAAGGGTTTTCTCCTCGATGCCCACCACTGGTTGATCCTGCATGGCCGCTATGTTTGCCAGGCGCGCAAGCCGCGCTGCGGCAGTTGCCGGATCGAAGACCTGTGCGAATACAAACTAAAGACCTCTGACGATTGA